In Rutidosis leptorrhynchoides isolate AG116_Rl617_1_P2 chromosome 2, CSIRO_AGI_Rlap_v1, whole genome shotgun sequence, one genomic interval encodes:
- the LOC139892487 gene encoding uncharacterized protein yields MDVGHCYLDGNADVVEFCPHNSFHNVLAASTYTLQEGDQPSRSGSISLFNVDMGQVSLFYRLKTAGIFDMKWNPVGDNVTSPLLAQADADGCLRVHHLQDSTDSGTDVGNALKEVHNIKVSSSMCLCLDWNPSATSISLGLSNGSVSVISLEETKTSILQEWKAHDFEVWATTFDPDQPHIVYTGSDDCKFKGWDLRNSPSETTFQNSKAHQMGVCCIAKSPHNPYTLYTGSYDEHLRIWDVRSISRPVNETSINLGGGVWRIKNHSAVPGLILAACMHNGFAIVKVNENEVKVVETYDKHESLAYGADWYRGTLCEEEKREKTIVATCSFYDKLLRVWVPESVKI; encoded by the exons ATGGATGTGGGACACTGCTACTTAGATGGGAACGCTGATGTTGTTGAGTTCTGTCCTCACAATTCGTTCCACAACGTATTAGCCGCTTCAACTTACACCCTGCAAGAGGGTGATCAACCTAGTAGATCAGGAAGCATATCTCTTTTCAATGTCGATATGGGACAAGTTTCATTGTTTTATAGGTTGAAGACAGCTGGCATCTTTGATATGAAATGGAACCCGGTGGGAGACAATGTTACAAGTCCGTTGCTTGCTCAGGCTGATGCGGATGGTTGTTTGAGGGTTCATCATTTACAAGACTCTACTGATAGTGGTAC TGATGTAGGTAATGCGTTGAAAGAGGTACATAACATAAAAGTTAGTTCTTCCATGTGCTTGTGCTTAGACTGGAACCCATCGGCTACATCCATCTCATTGGGCCTTTCAAATGGGTCAGTATCCGTTATCTCTCTCGAAGAGACCAAAACGAGCATACTACAAGAATGGAAAGCCCATGACTTTGAAGTTTGGGCCACTACTTTTGACCCAGACCAACCACATATAGTCTACACCGGTTCAGACGACTGCAAATTCAAGGGCTGGGACTTAAGAAACAGTCCATCTGAAACGACATTTCAGAATTCAAAAGCCCATCAGATGGGTGTTTGTTGTATTGCTAAATCTCCTCATAATCCTTATACTTTGTATACTGGAAGCTATGATGAACACTTAAGAATATGGGATGTGAGATCAATTTCTAGACCCGTTAACGAAACATCGATCAATTTAGGGGGTGGAGTTTGGAGAATCAAGAACCATTCTGCTGTACCTGGGTTGATTTTGGCAGCTTGTATGCATAATGGGTTTGCCATTGTTAAGGTCAATGAAAATGAAGTCAAAGTAGTGGAAACGTACGACAAGCACGAGTCACTTGCTTATGGGGCTGATTGGTATAGAGGGACTTTATGCGAGGAAGAAAAAAGGGAGAAAACTATCGTTGCTACCTGCTCGTTTTATGACAAACTCCTTCGAGTTTGGGTGCCAGAAAGTGTTAAAATCTAA